The Triticum aestivum cultivar Chinese Spring chromosome 6D, IWGSC CS RefSeq v2.1, whole genome shotgun sequence genomic sequence TGCTCTACCCGAAGGAGGGAATGACATTGAAAACAGGTTGAAATGGCACTTCCTATTTGTTGAGCTATATAATGTAATTATAAGGCTCTCTATATGTGATATAAAAGAAAAATAATTCTGTATGCTAGGTTTTTTTCAATGAAACACATCAGAAATTCATATTATTTAACTATTTGGAACTCTTGAGTGCTTTCTTTTTTTGCTAGACTTAGTGGCTTGGTGCCTTCCAGTATGACTCTTATTTACCCTACTGTCTCCTTATTTATGCATTGAGGTTTATACTCTTTGAATCTGATTTGTTAGTGCGTATGATTTTAAGCTGTGATAAATGTTTTCTTCTAGTGCATATTGGAATTCGGAAGTTGCTCATAATTGATAACCATAAACTGGTCACCACTGCAGCATAAACATCTATCTGCACTCTTGCTATATCTATATCTTAAATTGCTTCTTCTGCAATGGAAAACAGGACAAATCTTGGATTTTGGGCTGGTCATCGCAACTCGAAAATACGAGTTATTTTGGCACGAGTCTGGGAGAATGATACAGAGCTTGCTATTAGCAATAATCGGATTAATAGAGCTATTGGAGAGCTAGTTTATCAGAAGCAGTTCTACCGTACTAAGTTCTGTATCTGCCCTGGTGGCTCTCAAGTTAATAGTGCTCGTATATCTGATTCAATACACTATGGCTGTGTCCCTGGTTAGTATTTTTGACATGCAAAATACATGGCACCCATGACCATTCCTTATTGTTATTCCCCTTTCATGGGCGCTCAATTTTTTAGTGATtcccatattattattttctgatTATCTCTATTGTGTCCTTTTAGTTATTTTGTCGGACTACTATGATTTGCCTTTCAATGATGTTCTTGACTGGAGAAAGTTCGCGGTTGTACTTAAGGAGCGCGACGTATATGAACTAAAGAGTATCCTGAAATCTATATCACAGCAAGAATTTGTTGCATTGCACAAATCTTTAGTTCAGGTATGCATTGTGAGTAGTAGATTTTGTCACTATACAACTTCCGATTTATGCATTCATCTTCCTTTATCTACAAGATAGAGTAGTTATTCACGATCTGAAGGATGATGTTaaatattgaatcttattgtgatggaAAATAATGTAGAAGATCAGGGTACAAAGTAACAAGAGCTTGTTTGTTGGTCGAGATTCTAATGTGTCACCTGTCTTATCATTAGACTTGAGCCGTTGTAATCTGAAAAAACAAGAATGAAGAACTGAGTAGTGGACCCTTTGATTTGGCTATTTTATTTCTTCTGTAGTGCATAAAAAACCAGATGGTTATCAAAGTTCTAGTGCGGTCCGATACTAATATGTTAAGTTGGGATTGCAGGTTCAGAAACACTTTGTATGGCACTCACCTCCTGTTCCTTATGATGCATTCCACATGGTTATGTATGAGCTGTGGCTGCGGCATCATGTGATCAAGTACTAACTCAAGGCTTCACGGTCACTATTTGCAACATAATGGCGTGATCCATCAGAATGATGTTATAGGTCTACCTGCTTGTGATATGCCAAGTACGGCCTCTGTTCTTCGCTCTTGTAGTTAGTAGCTGGATGGGTCATTGGTGCAAGGAAAACATCTACATAGAAAAGTTGGCAATCGACGATATCGCTAAAATTGTGTTGTAGTTATTAGATTCATTAGCCATTCTTCGGTTAGCTGGTTCCCCCCATATTTGAGTCCTTTCTGTGGCATTGCTTTTGTAGTTTGCTTTGCTATATACTGATCTGCCTGAGTAATCGCTTATGCTTATACAAATTTTGCACCTACTCTTGTAAAGTAATGTACGCTGTTACTGATGAGATAGTAAGCATCCAAAGATATATTAGATTGACATGATCACCTCTTTTTGCTCCTGCGAGACATGATCCAACTACTTTACTCGTATAAtgtaatgtactccctctgtcccataatataagaacgtttttcaatctatgttagcttgaaaaacgttcttatattatgggacggagggagtatgatatatGATTATTACGGATGAGATGGTAAATGCAGAGACATGTCAGATTGACATGCTAGCATCAGAAAAAATGACTTGTGTCATTTTACCCGGGGGCTAATATGGCTGTGCATGACAGTATTCATGTTACTTTTGTATGACTATCATCCATGTGCACCCAGAGGAAACATGAGAACTCATACGGTAAGCATTCAATGTATCAGCAATGGTAGTAGCACTAACAGATTTCATCATAGGCATGTTAAGTGAAAATATTGCAGAAATTGCTTGAGTGCAACATGCCAACATGTACTTGAAAGTTGCTGAACTCCTGTGGTTCAACATGGGTTACAGCGTGGCAGTGGCAGAGCAACCAGACTGCCATGAGTCTACAAGTTCATTGTTGATTTCTAGTAATGCTAAATTTTAATGTTGGTTTGGCAGTAGACTTATATACATGACATCAGGCATTTTATTTTTACGGTTATGGACTGTGCATCAAGACATTAGCTAGGGTGTAGCATCTGTGGGCATGATACATTGCAGCCTTTGGCAAGAGCAGCCGCCAAGTGATCACTTGATAAGAATGCACCTGATTGGTGAACCCTCGGAGCCAACCAGTCTTAGAGGTAAGCAGTGCAGCATGTATAGTCCAGTCTTCACGTTGTCTAGTTTCAGGGCTTCGACTGGGATGATATCCTGACAGAACAAAGTAAAGTAAAACAACCGACACTTTCGATCAACGATGCTGTCTCTAAGAAGGCAAGTTATTTGTGTTATTCGTCACCGATATGTGAAATGTCTTCGGAAGAGCATTAAAATAGCATAAGCAAGCATTGTTCCCCCCAAAGAGGTTGATCAGTAAGGAATTGGTGGGACCAAGACTTCGATCAACTTGTCAACATGCAATGTTGTACTAACATGTTGTCAGACTTGGGGAATAAGCAGCATATGACCAGAGGCTAGTGCAAAACTACGAGGTTATAACTGGTGGCTTCAATTTCACATGGGTTACTTTTTGGGGCCATGAAAGGGCACATCTTACCGCATTTTTTAAGAAGGCCACATGGGCAGTGATCAAGTGACCAAATGAAGCAACTGATATATAGTCAATCCCTGCATAATTTGCCAATATCACCATGTTAAGTTCACATCAGATAAGGTATGCATATATTGATCCACCGGTGAAAAGGTCATGAACTAACTGAACCTAGGCAGTTCACAATTTCACAAGGTTCTTACAAATTTGGTGCAATACAAGTACAACTCCTGTTTACTTACCAACAAGCTTGATGTCGGTGTTGTCAACTAACCACTGTGCACCATCCTCCGTAAATCCAACAAAACTCATATCACCTCTTTGCTTCCACATGAGCCCCCTACAGATCATTTGCTTTTATGCATTTAGTAACGACGTGGTGAAAAATATGTTATCTACTTGAATATGTGCCCTTCAAAGAGGCCAATACCTGTCTGTGTTCAATGTCCTGAAGAGAACTCGACGAACACCTTTTGGTATATTTAGGGATTCCATTGCTTCAGCTGCATGGAGTTAGAGGGGAATTGAATCCTTGGGAATTTCTCTATGTAGGTCCTTTGATTCACATGAATAGAATCCTTAGGATTTTTCCTAAGGAATCCTTTGCTGTTCATTTTGGAGGAAAGTTTctatccactcaaacctctttttCTATGCCCTTGGTTTTTATGCGGTGTATCAGATCGTTGGTGCTAATTCCTGTCGGTTTCTATTCATATATATTCATGTGTACAATAACACTAAAATCATGTGTTTTTCCTATTCTTGTATTTTAAAATCCTTgcgaatcaaagaagcccttacgGGTTCCGTTGCTTCAGCTGCATAGAATCAATGGTGCCATCATATACCAAATACCAGACAACATTGATGTAATGCAGATGCTGGTAAATGCATACTGAATTTGCAACAACCCACCGTAAAGAAAAGATGAAGTAACTGATATTTGAATACAATGCCATATTAGTAATGCGCATGTATCTCTAATGCCATGTTAAATTAGTCTTATGACATGATATGAGAAGTTCATTAACAGGGTGATTCATCATCGATGATGCAATAGAGCTGATCTCCTTGTAAAAGAAGAGAGAACACATCCCCAGGTCCTACCTGTTATATTTGTGTGTCTTGGAACATCGACCAGTAAGGCAGGACCTGTCCAGAAACAAGAATAAGTCGACCGTTAATAAATCATTCATTAGTACCATGGTAATTTTAATGATGCCTGGCAGGGAAATCTTTGGGTCAAAAAATATACAGAGGGCATTTGGCGATATAGTTCTTTTGTCTTGAGAGCACTGTCAGCACTGCCGGAGTGCCAAGTCGACGAATACACACGCGAGAGAACAGAGCTCTAGATGGACGAAGAACAGAAGTGTTTTTGCGCCGTAAACTTCACAGCTTTTCTGCTCCTTTCTTGCTTCTATTTATTCAGAGTACAGAGGGGAAACTGGGGATCGTGGCCCCTGACTTGGCGCCTACGTGATCCACAACGCTCGTGCCATCCCACGAGCAGATCAACGAGGCGCACGACTCGCTCCAGGCCGTTGCAACCTTCGAGCAAAGCTAGCTAACAAAAAGACTAAAAAAAACGGGAAAGCTAACCTGACAGAAAAACTAGCTAACTGAACTTTGACAGGGCTCGGGGTTTTAATTCAACAAATCACCCCCTAAAACCTAAGCCCTTGTCAATCTCTACCATGCCGATCCTTGCTCGCAGCTCCGTGAAGCGCACGCGCCCAAGAGCCTTAGTGAGAAGATCGGCGAGCTGTCCGTCTGTGCCGACGAATTCCACCTCCACTTGCTTGTTCTCCACACATTCTCTGATGAAGTGGAAACGGTCATCGATGTGCTTGCTTCGCTCATGAAACACGGGATTCTTCGCGAGGGAGATGGCAGACTTGTTATCCATCCAGAGTGGGAAGCAGGCTGGCCTCTCCTTCTTGAGCTCGCCGAGGAAACAAGCCAGCCAAACTCCTTGGCATGCTGCTGTCGTGGCACCGATGTACTCGGCCTCGCAGGAGGACAGAGCCACGACCTTTTGCTTGAGGGACTGCCAGCTGATAATACTGTTGCCGTAGAAGAACATGGCGTCGGTCGTGCTCCGACGTGTGTTGATGTCTCCTCCCATGTCACTGTCGCTGTAACCAGCGAGGTGGCCATCTCCTTTTCCCCTTGGGTAGAAGCAGCCCCAATGCAAAGTGCCGGCGATGTAGCGCAGAATCTTCCTCACCGCAGCCAGATGCTCGATGGTGGGCGCCTCCATGAAGCGCGAGACGTAGCCGACGGCGAAAGCGATGTCCGGCCTGGTGTGAACCAGATAGCACAGACACCCGACGAGGCCGCGGTACTCCGTCGCGTCAGTCAGAGGCGCGGTGCTCTGCTTGCTAAGCTTCAGTCTGGGTTCCATGGGCACCGCGCACGGGTTGCACCCTGTCATGCCGCTGCGCTCCAGAATCTTCTCAGCGTAAGCCGTCTGGTTCAGGGAGATACCAGCCCGCGCCTGGTGCACCTCGATCCCCAAGTAAAAACTTAGGAGACCGAGATCGCTCATCTTGAAGAGCTTCATCATCTCCTCCTTGAACCGCGTGATCTCCCCGTCGTTGTTGCCGGTGATGACCAGATCATCGACGTACACCCCCACAAGGAGGCGAGACGATGCGTTGCCACGCCCGTAGATGGCGTGCTCGGTGGTGCTGCGCTCGAACCCGAGCGACGCGAGGCATGCGTCCAGCTTCTGGTTCCAGGCGCGCGGCGCCTGTTTCAAGCCGTACAAGGCCTTGTCGAGGCGCAGCACCTTGCTCTCCTGTCCGGCGGCGATGTACCCAGGTGGTTGCGCGACGTAGACCTCCTCCTGGAGCTCCCCGTTCAGAAACGCACTCTTCACGTCCATGTGATGCACGCCCCAGCCCGCGCGCGCGGCTAGAGCGAGCAGGAGGCGCACTGACTCCATGCGGGCGACAGGCGCGAACACCTCTTCATAGTCCACGCCCTGGTGCTACACGAACCCTTTGGCGACGAGGCGGGCCTTGTGCCGCACCACCGCGCCCTGGGCGTCACGTTTCACCTTGTAGACCCATTTGAGACCAATGGGGCGGTGACCAGGAGGGAGATCAGCGAGATGCCAGGTGCGATTCTCCTGGATAGACGCCATTTCCTCGTCCATAGCGCGCTTCCAGGCTGCATCTCCTTGCGCCtcatccagagaggccggctcctctGCCAGCCCGAGGTGCAGCTCCTCGTCGTCGAGGTCGTCGAGGTTGAGGATGTAGTCCGTGAGCTGTTGGTTCGGCTGCACGATGCCGTCCCGTGCACGCGTCACCATCAGGTGCACGCCCGCGTGGTCAGCTGGTGGCGACTCGATCGGAGTCGGCGAAGCGCTTGGCGGAGAACGTGACATGGCAGGGCTGAGCTCAGGATTGAGGTCCCTCCTGCCGGTGCTCGCGGGAGTGAACGGAGTGGGCGCGTCGGCTCCTGCTGCAGTTGCGTCCTCGACAGTGCTGGCGTGTGGTGGAGGGGCCGGCGTCGCCGGCGCAGAGTGACGCACCCCCTCAAGCACAGCAGACGGCCCGTACTCGACAGTGAACGTCGCCGCGCCGGGAGCGTCCCCGCCCCGTTGCCAGTCCCAGCTTGCTCGCTCATCGAAGACGACGTCGCGCGTGACGTGCACGCGCTTAGTGGCGGGGTCGTACGCCCGGTAGGCCTTGCCTCCCGGCTCATACCCGATGAAAACCATCGCCTTGCTCCTGTCCGCCAGTTTCGCCAGGTGCGGGCGCGTGTCCTTGACGTGAGCCACGCACCCGAAGACGCGCAGGAAGTGCACGTTGGGTTTGCGACCATGCCACGCCTCAAATGGCGTCTTCCCAGTCAGGCTCCTTGTGTACGACCTGTTCATCAGAAACACGGCAGTGGTGACAGCCTCACCCCAGAAGGAAGCCGGCACACCCCTGGCCTTGAGCATGCACCTCGCCATGCCCACAACGGTCAGGTTGCGGCGCTCCACCACTCCGTTTTGCTGCGGGGAGTAGGGCGCCGTCAGGTGGCGCTGCACGCCGTGGTCAGCGCAGTACTCCGCGAACGCCGTGCTCGTGAATTCGCCCCCGCGATCTGTGCAGAACGTGCGCAGGGAGCGGCGCGACTCGGTCTCCGCGGCGGCCTTGAACCGGCGGATCGCCTCGGCCGCCTCGTCCTTGGAGCGCAGCAAGACGAGCCAAGTGTAACGGCTGTGGTCGTCCACTAGCAAGAGGAAGTAGCGCTTCCCGCCCGGCGTCGCCGGCGAGATCGGCCCGCAGATGTCGCCGTGGACCAGCTCCAGAGGTTCCGTCGCGCGGAACTTGGCGACCTGAGGGAACGAGGCCCGCCTCTGCTTGCCAGCCAGGCAAGCCTCGCAAATGTGCTCCGCGTGGACGATGAGGGGAAGGCCGGTGACCATGCCAGTGCGCGCCATCCTCTCGAGTCCCTGAAAGTGGACGTGGCCGAATCTCTCGTGCCAGCGCCAGCCTGCACCGTCGCACTCGCTCGCCGCGAGACACGCCGGCTTCACAATCTTGAGATGCAGCACATAGAGGCGCTTGGCCGAACGAGTTACCTTGGCGAGCAGATTCTTCTGGCGATCGCGGACTGTCATGACACCATGCTCCACCAGCGTCGCGCAACCGACCTCGTCTAGTTGGCCGATGCTGATGATGTTGCTCTTGAGGCGAGGTATCCAGTAGACATTGGTGAGGCCACGGTGGTGACCGCCTGCCACGGCGAACAGCACCGTGCCCCGCCCGCGTATGTCCACTAGAGACCCGTCGCCGAACTTGACCGATCCCGTCACGGACTCGTCCAGGTCCGCGAACGCCGACACGTCGCCGGTCATGTGGTTCGATGCCCCAGTGTCGAGGTACCAGGCGGCATCGGTGTCGCCAGGAGACTGCTGCAGTTCCACGCGCGCGCGCTCCTCGTTGAGGAACACCTGCGCCGCCGCGGTCGTGAGGGATGTCTGGGGCGCAGTCAGGTTCAGCTCCGGCCCTGCCGTGCTCCCCTCGTCCAGAGTGCAGGCCTGGGCCATCAGAAGGCCCGGCTCATCCTCGTCAgcgtcggcgaggttcgcctcctcgtcgcgcttcttcTTCCGGCATTCCCGGGCCCAGTGGCCCAGGTTGTTGCAGTAGCGGCACTTGTCGTTCTTGCGGGCGGCGCTGCCAGAAGAGCTCTGGTTCCCCCGCCCG encodes the following:
- the LOC123144309 gene encoding cyclase-like protein 1 → MAGAPALTLLLLLLLPAHQAGYAGAEADTCGPALGGAAGRRHGPGLEEYGGGRIVDITHAYRPGMPPDATTGPLVRLKESMENGSDYNLSELRMHCHMGTHVDAPGHMNQAHFAAGLDVDTLDLQVLNGPALLVDVPRHTNITAEAMESLNIPKGVRRVLFRTLNTDRGLMWKQRGDMSFVGFTEDGAQWLVDNTDIKLVGIDYISVASFGHLITAHVAFLKNADIIPVEALKLDNVKTGLYMLHCLPLRLVGSEGSPIRCILIK